Proteins encoded in a region of the Photobacterium profundum SS9 genome:
- a CDS encoding alanine/glycine:cation symporter family protein, with translation MELLESLFGVIGDLTWGWALIPFLVVLGLFFTFVTGFVQFTFFGRMFHVLLNKNQTADRNAISGREALLLSVGGRVGGGNIAGVAVAISLGGPGAVFWMWAIALVGMATSLVECSLAQLYKRKEGDAFRGGAARSIIHGLGEDYRWLAYLYAVCLIASFAIGFNAFQGNTVAGAAQDSLGIDRMWTGGLLAIITGFIIYGGIKRIAKTADVIVPIMAIGYVAMALLVILINITEIPTVIGSIVSNAFGWEEAVGGGMGTAMAQGLRRGLFSNEAGLGSAPNVAATADVAHPISQGITQSLSVFIDTILICSCTAFVILLGDVYVPGAEGIDGVVLTQQSLVSHIGAWSQYFLTGAILLFSISSIIYNYYLGENALTFMSQNKLSVHILRFVVIGIIFMGAVAPGATSVFFFSDPMMGILAIVNLLALIMLFPTLIRILKDYKKQLKAGIEHPQFDPKDFPDLDIDLKAWKPKK, from the coding sequence ATGGAATTGTTAGAAAGCCTTTTTGGTGTAATTGGAGATCTCACTTGGGGATGGGCACTTATACCGTTCTTGGTCGTATTGGGTCTTTTCTTTACTTTCGTTACCGGATTTGTTCAATTTACTTTCTTTGGACGTATGTTCCATGTCTTATTAAACAAAAATCAAACAGCCGACAGAAATGCGATTTCTGGTCGTGAAGCACTTTTATTATCTGTTGGTGGACGTGTCGGTGGCGGTAACATTGCAGGTGTAGCTGTTGCAATTTCTCTTGGCGGCCCTGGTGCTGTATTTTGGATGTGGGCAATTGCCCTGGTTGGTATGGCAACAAGCCTGGTGGAATGTTCACTCGCTCAGCTTTATAAGCGTAAAGAAGGTGATGCATTTCGTGGAGGTGCTGCACGTTCAATAATTCATGGTCTTGGTGAAGACTATCGGTGGCTTGCTTACCTGTATGCTGTTTGTTTGATTGCTTCCTTTGCGATTGGTTTTAATGCCTTTCAAGGTAATACAGTTGCAGGGGCTGCGCAGGATAGCCTGGGTATTGACCGCATGTGGACTGGTGGCCTGTTAGCTATTATTACTGGTTTCATTATTTACGGTGGTATTAAACGTATCGCTAAAACGGCGGATGTTATCGTACCTATTATGGCTATCGGGTATGTCGCAATGGCGCTTCTCGTCATCCTAATCAACATCACTGAGATCCCTACGGTTATTGGTAGTATCGTATCTAACGCATTTGGTTGGGAGGAAGCTGTTGGTGGCGGTATGGGGACTGCGATGGCACAAGGTTTGCGCCGTGGCCTATTCTCAAACGAAGCTGGCCTGGGTTCGGCACCCAATGTCGCCGCTACGGCCGATGTCGCTCACCCAATTAGCCAGGGCATCACACAGTCTTTATCAGTCTTTATTGATACAATCCTAATATGTAGCTGTACGGCATTTGTTATCTTACTGGGTGACGTTTATGTCCCTGGCGCAGAAGGCATTGATGGTGTCGTTTTGACTCAGCAGTCACTGGTTTCACACATAGGGGCTTGGTCTCAGTACTTTCTGACTGGGGCGATTTTGCTCTTTTCTATTAGTTCTATCATCTACAACTACTACCTAGGGGAGAACGCCCTCACATTCATGTCACAGAATAAACTGTCTGTACACATTCTTCGCTTTGTTGTGATCGGGATTATTTTTATGGGCGCAGTTGCTCCAGGAGCAACGTCAGTGTTTTTCTTCTCAGATCCGATGATGGGCATCCTTGCTATCGTTAACCTGTTAGCACTTATAATGCTGTTTCCTACGCTCATCCGTATTTTGAAAGACTATAAGAAGCAACTTAAAGCAGGTATCGAACACCCACAGTTCGACCCTAAAGATTTCCCTGATCTAGATATTGACCTCAAAGCGTGGAAACCAAAAAAATAA
- a CDS encoding sodium:solute symporter family protein produces the protein MNSTLFLTGFGVYVVFLIWLGWFVSRNQKSGEDFLLGGRSLPLFLVLGTTVATMVGTGSSMGAVGFGYANGWAGALYGIGGALGILLLAKWFAPVRELNFMTMSEELAYYVGANKIVKNVVGVLIFVASIGWLGAHILGGGMYLAWIADIDINTAKLIIAAAFTIYVVIGGYTAVVWTDTIQAVILFAGFILMAVMSVDYIGGMDNLYAAMEPAATSFLAIDKLGIIPAVSLAMVVGVGVLATPSFRQRIYSGKDVSTIRRSFVISGVLYLFFSIIPAIIGMAAHAINPDLNNPNFSFPYIAATVLPVGVGMIVLIAGLSATMSSASSDAIAGVSILMRDIYIMFTGKVPAKDKMVAYSRISLVIVIGFALLFALTSNDIISYITKMISTVMSGMFVCGMLGRFWARYNWQGAIATLAGASVASFAIMFNADWTTFWGNPVIPSVLTALAAGVVVSLATPANTVTKAEAKAILDAERQAMEQDAAETVSAKPVMAK, from the coding sequence ATGAACAGTACACTTTTTCTCACCGGTTTCGGTGTGTATGTGGTTTTTTTAATCTGGCTAGGGTGGTTTGTATCACGTAACCAGAAATCAGGTGAAGATTTTCTACTAGGCGGGCGTAGCCTTCCTCTATTTCTTGTATTAGGTACAACTGTCGCAACGATGGTGGGTACTGGTTCAAGTATGGGCGCAGTTGGCTTTGGTTATGCCAATGGTTGGGCTGGTGCACTGTATGGTATCGGTGGCGCTCTCGGTATTTTACTGTTGGCTAAATGGTTTGCGCCTGTTCGTGAACTTAACTTTATGACCATGAGTGAAGAACTGGCTTATTATGTTGGCGCGAATAAGATTGTTAAGAACGTTGTTGGTGTTCTGATTTTTGTTGCTTCAATCGGCTGGTTAGGTGCGCACATTCTTGGTGGCGGTATGTACTTAGCGTGGATTGCAGACATCGATATAAATACAGCAAAACTGATTATTGCCGCTGCATTTACTATCTATGTTGTTATCGGTGGCTATACCGCAGTGGTATGGACTGACACCATCCAAGCAGTCATTTTGTTTGCCGGTTTCATTCTTATGGCAGTGATGTCGGTAGACTATATTGGTGGTATGGATAATCTTTATGCTGCGATGGAACCTGCCGCAACAAGCTTCTTAGCAATTGATAAATTAGGTATTATTCCTGCAGTATCACTAGCTATGGTTGTAGGTGTAGGTGTGCTTGCGACACCGTCATTCCGTCAGCGTATTTACTCGGGTAAAGATGTATCGACCATCCGTCGTTCGTTTGTTATCTCTGGTGTGTTGTACTTATTCTTCTCTATCATTCCAGCGATTATTGGTATGGCTGCCCATGCAATTAACCCTGACTTGAATAACCCTAACTTCTCATTCCCTTATATTGCAGCAACGGTACTACCTGTTGGTGTTGGCATGATTGTATTGATTGCAGGTTTGTCGGCAACAATGTCGAGTGCAAGCTCTGATGCTATTGCTGGTGTCTCTATCTTGATGCGTGATATCTACATTATGTTCACGGGTAAAGTACCAGCGAAAGACAAGATGGTAGCTTATTCTCGAATTTCGCTAGTGATTGTGATTGGCTTTGCACTACTGTTTGCACTGACATCGAATGACATTATTAGCTATATCACCAAAATGATTTCAACGGTTATGTCAGGCATGTTTGTATGTGGCATGTTAGGACGTTTCTGGGCTCGTTATAACTGGCAAGGTGCAATTGCAACGCTAGCAGGAGCGTCTGTTGCATCATTCGCTATCATGTTTAATGCAGATTGGACGACATTCTGGGGTAACCCGGTTATCCCTTCTGTGCTAACAGCATTAGCTGCGGGTGTTGTGGTAAGCCTTGCAACACCTGCAAATACAGTGACTAAAGCTGAAGCAAAAGCCATTCTAGATGCAGAGCGTCAAGCTATGGAACAAGATGCGGCAGAAACAGTATCGGCAAAGCCTGTAATGGCAAAATAA
- a CDS encoding sugar kinase, whose product MVELSGRPLQRTFGGDTLNTALYLSRLGASRHHTVSYATALGVDKISQDMLASWQEENIGTDLVRKIEGKLPGLYLVETEPNGERHFHYWRNDSAAKFYFSEQLSPLEQAIDSHQFDALYISGISLAILAEDAKTVLITLLEKHKAAGGKVLFDNNYRPQLWTEKQAQYWYAQVLPFVDIALITEDDDLRVWGKTNIVERCKQYGCNEVVIKRGCEPCKIVTNLQSDVAETSYVAANRVEHVVDTCAAGDSFAAGYLAGRLNGESASSSAELGHRLASTVIQYPGAIIPLDAMKDIL is encoded by the coding sequence ATGGTTGAGTTAAGTGGTCGGCCTCTGCAGCGTACCTTTGGTGGTGATACCTTAAATACAGCACTTTACCTTTCTAGGCTGGGTGCTTCTCGTCATCATACTGTTAGCTATGCGACAGCCTTAGGTGTTGATAAGATCAGTCAGGATATGTTGGCATCTTGGCAAGAAGAAAACATAGGGACGGATTTAGTTCGTAAAATTGAAGGCAAGCTACCTGGCTTGTATTTGGTTGAAACAGAACCGAATGGCGAACGTCATTTTCATTATTGGCGTAATGATAGTGCTGCAAAGTTTTATTTTTCTGAACAGTTATCGCCACTAGAGCAGGCGATTGACTCGCATCAATTTGATGCACTATATATCAGTGGTATCAGCCTTGCGATTTTAGCTGAGGATGCCAAAACGGTATTAATTACGTTACTAGAAAAACACAAAGCTGCTGGGGGGAAAGTGTTGTTCGACAATAACTACCGCCCGCAGTTATGGACAGAAAAACAAGCTCAATACTGGTATGCGCAAGTACTCCCTTTTGTCGATATTGCATTAATTACTGAAGACGATGATCTACGCGTATGGGGTAAAACCAATATTGTTGAGCGTTGTAAGCAATATGGTTGTAATGAAGTCGTGATAAAACGCGGCTGTGAGCCTTGTAAAATTGTCACCAATTTACAATCAGACGTAGCAGAAACAAGCTATGTAGCAGCCAATAGGGTTGAACATGTTGTTGATACCTGTGCTGCAGGTGATTCCTTTGCTGCAGGTTACTTAGCAGGGCGACTCAATGGTGAATCGGCGTCGTCCTCAGCTGAACTTGGTCACCGCTTGGCCTCGACAGTAATTCAATATCCAGGAGCGATTATTCCGCTCGATGCAATGAAAGATATTTTGTAA
- a CDS encoding bifunctional 4-hydroxy-2-oxoglutarate aldolase/2-dehydro-3-deoxy-phosphogluconate aldolase codes for MSQQLIEKLKAFKVIPVIQINNIEQAVPLAKTLVENGLPVAEVTFRTEAAAEAIRLMREAYPEMCIGAGTVLNAEQVDRAVEAGAEFVVAPGLNPNTVRYCQEINIPMVPGVNNPSQVEQALELGLTFLKFFPAEASGGINMVKSLLAPYVDVSFMPTGGIGEANIRDYLAVDRILCCGGTWMVSPKMIEAGQWDEIGKLVREAVALVQD; via the coding sequence ATGTCTCAGCAACTCATTGAAAAATTAAAAGCATTTAAAGTCATTCCAGTTATTCAAATTAACAATATTGAGCAAGCCGTACCTTTAGCTAAAACACTAGTAGAAAACGGCTTACCTGTTGCTGAAGTGACGTTTAGAACAGAAGCTGCCGCTGAAGCTATTCGTTTAATGCGTGAAGCATACCCAGAAATGTGTATCGGTGCGGGTACAGTACTGAATGCAGAACAAGTTGATCGCGCAGTTGAAGCGGGTGCTGAATTTGTTGTTGCGCCGGGGCTAAACCCAAACACTGTACGTTATTGCCAAGAAATTAATATTCCAATGGTTCCAGGGGTGAATAACCCAAGCCAAGTAGAGCAAGCGTTAGAACTGGGATTAACATTCTTGAAGTTTTTCCCAGCAGAAGCATCTGGTGGTATCAATATGGTTAAGTCGTTGCTTGCACCGTATGTTGATGTGTCTTTTATGCCAACAGGTGGTATTGGCGAAGCAAATATCCGAGATTACTTAGCGGTTGATCGTATTCTTTGCTGTGGCGGCACATGGATGGTTTCACCTAAGATGATTGAAGCTGGCCAATGGGATGAAATTGGCAAACTTGTACGTGAAGCAGTAGCACTCGTACAAGATTAG